A genomic segment from Verrucomicrobiia bacterium encodes:
- a CDS encoding response regulator transcription factor: MIKVAIVEDNRTTREGLEAIVNLSGDFHCVCTCSTAEDALKVLPKHAPALVLMDIQLPNMSGVDCVARLKELLPTVNAIMISVYEDPDRIFSALRAGASGYLLKRSAPEEVLKAMREVHTGGGAMSGEIARKVIGYFREQTTAKAEVDDLTPREREVLELVVHGLANKEIADRLSLTVEAVRWHLKHVYQKLHVHSRTEAALKYRPAK; the protein is encoded by the coding sequence ATGATAAAAGTTGCCATCGTCGAAGACAACCGCACTACCCGCGAAGGGTTGGAAGCCATCGTCAATCTCTCCGGGGATTTTCATTGCGTCTGCACGTGCTCAACCGCTGAAGACGCCTTGAAAGTCCTGCCCAAACACGCACCCGCCCTTGTCTTGATGGACATTCAACTGCCTAACATGTCGGGAGTGGATTGCGTCGCCCGCTTGAAGGAATTACTGCCAACGGTCAATGCCATCATGATTTCCGTGTATGAAGATCCCGACCGGATTTTCAGCGCGCTTCGCGCCGGCGCTTCCGGTTATCTTTTGAAACGCTCCGCGCCCGAGGAAGTTTTAAAAGCCATGCGCGAAGTCCATACTGGCGGCGGCGCGATGAGCGGCGAGATCGCGCGCAAAGTCATCGGCTATTTTCGCGAACAAACGACCGCGAAGGCGGAAGTGGATGATCTCACGCCTCGCGAACGGGAAGTCCTCGAACTCGTGGTCCACGGCCTCGCCAATAAAGAAATTGCGGATCGTTTGAGTCTTACCGTCGAAGCTGTGCGCTGGCATCTCAAACACGTTTATCAAAAACTGCACGTGCATTCTCGTACTGAAGCCGCGCTAAAATATCGCCCGGCGAAATAA
- a CDS encoding ATP-binding protein translates to MAKDVFDLLPCKLRMLLRFLSLAFFLFPAAAMVHAEGAMAPTNELHTAAAVRSLTVEEAQKHLPVRLRGVVTFYEENFFSRFIQDATAGIYLSGSGVPAEHLVPGQFVEVIGTTEAGEFAPIVVPQNIRVIGAQQLPVAKPVTDEQLASGIEDSQFIEITGVVRSVQQLQDISRLNMVKIATASGSLIVYASQLPKTKAADIVDCTLRVRGVCSTKFNRRRQLFAVRLMVPRAQDLIMEREAPENPFAVPTRPVASLLQFNPKESYDHRVKIVGTVTCFDPGRLLVLQSGDQGVEVETRSVEPLALGDSVEALGFVSHGDYTPIFQDAIYHQVSSGKPIAPVPVNPDIILRGTNDCELVQISAKLLDRAVQGTEKYLVLQENGFIFHAYLSQPADRDVFSHLENRSRVAVTGVCRIDPGEWLAGDEWRARAFRIELRSIDDVTVLESPSWWTLPRVLQVAAAVSIAALVAFGWVVVLRRQVAERTFQLEAQNEKRERAERQNLLEQERTRVAQDLHDELGATLTEVSMLGTLARTPALPLADRERYLEKLTSTSRAVVSTLDEIVWAINPKYDTVASLASYYSLFAQRFLNLASIGCRLQVAETFPLIALDSRLRHSAFLAFKEALNNAVRHSGASQILINLEVAERKLKVAVIDDGRGFVVAESQTGCDGITGMKERMAKLRGGFEINSTCGVGTTVKFWLPLEETLL, encoded by the coding sequence ATGGCCAAAGACGTTTTTGATTTATTGCCCTGCAAACTAAGGATGCTGCTGCGCTTTCTTTCCCTCGCTTTTTTTCTATTTCCGGCGGCGGCGATGGTTCATGCCGAGGGCGCAATGGCTCCCACTAACGAGTTACACACCGCCGCCGCCGTGCGCAGTCTGACGGTCGAGGAAGCACAAAAACATTTGCCCGTCCGGCTGCGCGGCGTGGTGACCTTTTACGAAGAAAATTTTTTCTCCCGATTCATCCAGGACGCGACCGCGGGCATTTACCTATCCGGCTCCGGCGTGCCCGCAGAGCATTTGGTCCCTGGCCAATTCGTAGAAGTGATCGGCACTACGGAAGCCGGCGAATTCGCTCCGATCGTGGTGCCGCAAAATATTCGCGTGATCGGCGCGCAGCAATTACCCGTTGCCAAGCCCGTGACCGATGAGCAACTCGCCAGCGGCATCGAGGACAGCCAATTCATCGAGATCACCGGCGTCGTCAGATCGGTGCAACAGCTTCAAGACATCTCCCGCTTGAACATGGTAAAGATCGCTACTGCCAGCGGCAGCCTCATCGTCTATGCCTCACAACTTCCCAAAACCAAAGCCGCCGACATCGTGGATTGCACTTTGCGCGTGCGCGGCGTTTGCTCCACAAAATTCAATCGCCGCCGCCAGCTCTTTGCCGTGCGCCTCATGGTTCCCCGCGCCCAGGATTTGATCATGGAACGCGAGGCACCGGAAAATCCGTTTGCCGTCCCAACCCGCCCAGTCGCAAGCCTGCTCCAATTTAATCCCAAGGAGTCTTACGATCACCGCGTCAAGATTGTGGGAACCGTCACCTGCTTCGATCCCGGCCGCCTGCTGGTGCTTCAATCCGGCGATCAAGGTGTGGAAGTCGAGACCCGCAGCGTCGAGCCTCTCGCCCTGGGCGATTCGGTCGAAGCTCTCGGATTCGTAAGTCACGGTGATTACACGCCCATCTTCCAGGACGCCATCTACCATCAGGTTTCCTCCGGCAAACCCATCGCTCCCGTGCCGGTGAACCCGGACATCATTTTGCGCGGCACCAACGACTGCGAACTCGTCCAAATCTCCGCCAAACTGCTGGACCGCGCCGTGCAAGGCACGGAAAAATATCTCGTGCTCCAGGAAAACGGTTTTATTTTTCACGCGTACCTCAGCCAACCCGCCGACCGCGATGTCTTTTCTCATTTGGAAAATCGCAGCCGGGTCGCCGTGACCGGGGTTTGCCGAATTGATCCCGGCGAATGGCTCGCGGGCGATGAATGGCGCGCCCGCGCTTTCCGAATCGAATTGCGTTCTATTGACGACGTAACAGTTCTTGAATCGCCGTCATGGTGGACGTTGCCGCGAGTGTTGCAAGTCGCCGCCGCGGTGAGCATCGCGGCTTTGGTGGCGTTCGGTTGGGTCGTGGTCTTGCGCCGGCAAGTTGCGGAAAGAACCTTTCAACTGGAAGCGCAAAACGAAAAACGCGAACGCGCCGAAAGACAAAATCTTCTCGAACAGGAACGCACGCGCGTTGCCCAGGATCTCCACGACGAACTCGGCGCCACGCTCACCGAAGTCAGCATGCTCGGCACTCTCGCACGAACCCCCGCCCTGCCCCTCGCCGATCGGGAACGCTATCTCGAAAAATTGACGAGCACCTCGCGCGCCGTCGTCTCCACACTCGATGAAATCGTGTGGGCGATCAATCCCAAGTATGACACCGTGGCTTCGCTCGCGAGTTACTACTCGCTCTTTGCCCAGCGCTTCCTGAATCTCGCAAGTATTGGCTGCCGCTTGCAAGTCGCGGAAACTTTCCCGTTGATAGCGCTCGATTCCAGACTTCGCCACAGCGCTTTTCTCGCCTTCAAGGAAGCATTGAATAATGCCGTTCGCCATTCCGGTGCGTCGCAGATTCTCATCAATCTGGAAGTGGCCGAAAGAAAGCTCAAGGTCGCCGTCATTGACGATGGCCGCGGCTTTGTCGTCGCGGAATCCCAAACCGGGTGCGATGGCATCACCGGCATGAAAGAGCGCATGGCCAAATTGCGCGGCGGATTTGAAATCAACAGCACTTGCGGAGTTGGAACCACGGTCAAATTCTGGCTGCCGCTGGAGGAGACGTTATTATGA
- a CDS encoding glycoside hydrolase family 2 TIM barrel-domain containing protein produces MTQIQRVHVKQKWPVALLAIWMIFSSAWARELPVADHPAKVEVRQTQGRWRMYVNQKEFFINGAGLEFGDQEKLAAAGGNSFRTWRPDNGRETGQQVLDRALKNGLYVAMGLDVARERDGFDYSDTNAVAAQLAKLKETVLQFRNHPALLFWDIGNELNLNSKNPKLWNAVNDISKMIHELDPNHPTTTSLAGINKALVNQIKTLAPNLDFISVQAYADIVNLPRELRDSGWNGPYVVTEWGATGHWECGKTAWGAPIEDDSSVKAESYRKRYEIAIASDSTNCLGSYVFLWGQKQERTPTWYGMFLSSGESTETVDVMQHLWTGRWPEARSPQLKNFLLAGKTSRQNIHLSAGENYPAQVIAQSITGDRLTYSWEILEESDAKSVGGDFEKKPVGLAGLIQDGYSANAQIKAPAKPGAYRLFVYAFDSHQKAAYANIPFYVDEKSATMASH; encoded by the coding sequence ATGACGCAGATTCAACGAGTCCACGTAAAACAGAAATGGCCGGTCGCCCTGTTGGCGATCTGGATGATTTTCAGCTCTGCCTGGGCTCGGGAATTGCCGGTCGCGGATCATCCCGCAAAAGTCGAAGTTCGCCAAACCCAAGGGAGGTGGCGGATGTACGTCAACCAAAAGGAGTTTTTCATCAATGGGGCTGGCCTTGAATTTGGCGATCAGGAAAAGCTCGCCGCGGCCGGAGGTAATTCGTTTCGCACCTGGCGTCCTGACAATGGCCGGGAAACCGGACAGCAGGTTTTGGATCGGGCGTTGAAAAATGGATTGTACGTCGCGATGGGATTGGATGTCGCCCGCGAACGCGATGGCTTCGATTACTCGGATACCAATGCCGTCGCCGCGCAGCTTGCGAAACTCAAGGAGACAGTGCTCCAGTTTAGAAATCATCCCGCATTGCTGTTCTGGGACATCGGCAATGAACTCAATCTGAATTCGAAAAATCCAAAACTGTGGAACGCGGTCAATGACATTTCAAAGATGATCCATGAATTGGACCCGAATCATCCGACCACGACATCGCTTGCGGGCATCAACAAGGCACTGGTCAATCAAATCAAGACCCTCGCGCCGAACCTTGATTTTATTAGTGTTCAGGCTTACGCCGACATCGTAAACCTGCCCCGCGAACTTCGCGATAGCGGCTGGAACGGTCCTTACGTCGTGACCGAATGGGGCGCAACCGGACATTGGGAATGCGGCAAAACGGCGTGGGGCGCGCCGATCGAGGACGATAGTTCCGTGAAGGCGGAGAGCTATCGCAAGCGTTATGAAATCGCGATCGCTTCAGACTCCACGAATTGCCTGGGCTCTTACGTTTTTCTTTGGGGCCAAAAACAGGAACGTACGCCCACGTGGTACGGCATGTTTTTGTCGTCCGGAGAATCCACTGAAACGGTGGATGTCATGCAACATCTCTGGACTGGCCGATGGCCCGAGGCCCGCAGCCCGCAACTGAAGAATTTCCTGCTGGCGGGAAAAACCTCCCGGCAAAATATTCATCTCTCCGCCGGCGAAAATTACCCAGCCCAAGTCATCGCTCAATCTATCACGGGCGACCGCCTGACTTACTCCTGGGAAATCCTGGAGGAAAGCGATGCCAAATCCGTCGGCGGTGATTTCGAGAAAAAGCCGGTGGGTCTTGCCGGTCTCATCCAGGACGGTTATTCCGCCAATGCGCAAATCAAAGCCCCTGCCAAGCCCGGCGCTTATCGCCTGTTCGTTTACGCCTTCGACAGCCACCAAAAAGCGGCCTACGCCAACATCCCCTTCTATGTTGATGAGAAGTCCGCCACGATGGCCTCGCACTAA
- a CDS encoding CusA/CzcA family heavy metal efflux RND transporter, translated as MSDAQLPAPNHAPRTGSVINRIVASSLRQRFLVVLLTIILISVGCWSVDRLPVDAYPDLSPPMVEIVTQWPGQASEEVERLITVPIELEMNGLPRLTVIRSISLYGLSDVIISFRNGTDNYFARQQVYQRIADLSLPTGVTPSVAPLFSPSGLIYRYVLQSEDRGPMELKTLNDWVVSRQYKSVPDVADDSGLGGQTMQYQVLLDPSKIAGAGLSVPLIVTALSANNSNAGGGFYSQGGQFYYVRGLGRLHTVEDVGNVVLAVHNGIPILVKDIGKVVIGYAPRLGQFGYQDQDDAVEGVILMRTGAKTQSVLKQVEEKTKELNESILPHDVKVVPFYDRSDLVALTTRTVKENLFRGMVLVVIILIFFLYDVRAGLIVATAIPLALLFAFICLNIENVSANLLSIGAIDFGILVDGAVVMVENIFRQVALRKGQPMDIKRVVLDAAAEVDRPIFYAVAVIVAGFLPIYVLSGPSGKLFTPMADTMIFALVGSLLVTIIFVPVLCSWALRKGVKERRNPVFEAIKSLYVTGLDICLANPWLTVLGSVILLGGSLLLVPIIGAEFMPPLDEGALWIRATMPYTISFEESKKISPQVRKILRAFPEVTIVASEHGRPDDGTDPTGFFNDEFYVGLKPYREWKGPYRTKAKLIEAIDEKLRSFPGIIFNYTQPAEDAVDEAETGLKSSLAVKIYGTDLATLESKGKAIKRVLEKVRGMDEITLVQELGQPSLEVNINRAKIARYGVNVADINGLIEAAVGGAAATQVVQGEKQFDLVVRLDEAYRSTPEQIGNILVSTPDGSQIPLREFADLQVTNGASFIYREDNSRYIGVQFSVKGRDLAGAVNEARKKVKEQVTLPEGYRIEWGGEYTEYTASRAQLRLILPLTLFLIFFLLFALYSNLKFPLITVLGVLLSAPVGGILALWLTHTPFSVSSGIGFLALFGVSVQTAVVYISYVNELRGQGVSIVDAVREGAILRLRPIMMTALVAAFGLLPAAMATGVGTDSQRPFALVIVSGLFTRLFISIFLMPVMYALVARPEDRLEV; from the coding sequence GTGAGCGACGCCCAACTGCCAGCACCGAATCACGCGCCGCGGACGGGCTCCGTCATCAACCGCATCGTCGCCTCGTCTTTGCGGCAACGGTTCCTCGTCGTCTTGCTCACCATCATCCTGATTAGCGTAGGCTGCTGGTCGGTGGACCGGTTGCCCGTGGATGCCTATCCCGATCTGTCGCCGCCCATGGTGGAGATCGTTACGCAATGGCCTGGGCAGGCATCCGAGGAAGTCGAACGCTTGATCACCGTGCCGATTGAACTTGAAATGAACGGCCTCCCGCGCCTGACGGTGATTCGTTCCATTTCACTTTATGGCTTGTCCGATGTCATCATCAGTTTTCGCAACGGCACGGATAATTATTTTGCTCGCCAGCAAGTCTATCAACGCATCGCTGACCTCTCGTTGCCCACGGGTGTGACGCCTTCGGTCGCCCCGTTGTTTTCACCTTCGGGTTTGATTTACCGTTACGTTCTGCAAAGCGAGGACCGTGGCCCGATGGAGTTGAAAACGCTCAATGACTGGGTCGTTTCCCGCCAATACAAATCTGTCCCGGACGTCGCCGACGATTCAGGACTTGGCGGCCAGACGATGCAATATCAAGTGCTGCTCGACCCGTCCAAAATTGCCGGCGCCGGACTTTCCGTTCCTCTCATAGTCACAGCGCTTTCTGCCAACAACAGCAATGCGGGCGGCGGATTTTATTCGCAGGGCGGACAATTTTATTACGTGCGCGGGCTGGGCCGGTTGCACACCGTCGAGGACGTCGGCAACGTCGTGCTCGCGGTCCACAATGGTATTCCCATTTTGGTAAAGGACATCGGCAAGGTCGTGATCGGCTACGCGCCGCGCCTCGGCCAATTCGGCTACCAGGACCAGGACGACGCGGTCGAAGGTGTCATCCTCATGCGCACTGGCGCAAAGACGCAAAGTGTCTTGAAACAGGTCGAGGAAAAAACCAAAGAGTTGAACGAAAGTATTTTGCCGCACGATGTCAAAGTCGTTCCGTTCTATGACCGCAGCGATCTCGTCGCGCTGACCACGCGGACGGTCAAAGAAAATCTTTTTCGTGGCATGGTGTTGGTGGTCATCATCCTCATCTTCTTCCTTTATGACGTGCGCGCCGGATTGATCGTCGCCACGGCCATTCCGCTGGCGCTGCTGTTCGCTTTCATTTGCCTTAATATTGAAAATGTCTCGGCAAATTTGCTGTCCATCGGGGCGATAGATTTCGGGATCCTGGTGGATGGCGCGGTGGTGATGGTGGAAAATATTTTCCGTCAGGTGGCGCTTCGCAAAGGCCAGCCAATGGACATCAAGCGTGTCGTCCTCGATGCCGCCGCTGAAGTGGACCGTCCGATCTTTTACGCGGTCGCCGTGATCGTCGCGGGCTTCCTGCCGATTTACGTGCTGTCAGGCCCCTCAGGAAAATTGTTCACGCCGATGGCCGACACCATGATCTTCGCGCTGGTTGGTTCATTACTGGTGACAATTATTTTCGTGCCGGTGCTTTGCTCATGGGCTTTGCGAAAAGGCGTGAAGGAACGGCGCAATCCAGTGTTTGAAGCCATCAAGTCCCTATACGTGACCGGACTCGATATTTGCCTCGCGAATCCGTGGCTCACGGTATTGGGCTCAGTGATTCTGCTCGGCGGTTCGCTCCTGCTCGTGCCCATCATCGGCGCTGAATTCATGCCGCCGCTGGATGAGGGCGCGCTTTGGATTCGCGCGACCATGCCTTACACGATTTCATTCGAGGAATCTAAAAAGATTTCTCCGCAGGTGCGAAAAATTTTGCGCGCATTCCCCGAAGTGACCATCGTCGCCTCCGAGCATGGCCGCCCAGATGATGGCACCGATCCCACCGGTTTTTTCAACGATGAATTCTACGTTGGTTTAAAACCGTATCGCGAATGGAAAGGCCCGTACCGCACCAAGGCAAAATTGATTGAGGCCATTGATGAAAAATTACGGAGTTTCCCCGGAATTATTTTCAATTACACCCAGCCTGCCGAGGACGCGGTGGATGAAGCGGAAACCGGTTTGAAAAGTTCGCTGGCGGTAAAAATTTACGGCACCGATCTCGCGACGCTCGAAAGCAAGGGCAAGGCTATCAAGCGTGTGCTGGAAAAAGTGCGCGGCATGGATGAGATCACACTCGTCCAGGAATTGGGCCAGCCAAGTCTCGAAGTGAATATCAACCGGGCAAAAATCGCGCGCTATGGCGTGAACGTCGCCGACATCAATGGACTGATTGAGGCGGCGGTTGGCGGCGCGGCGGCGACTCAAGTCGTGCAGGGCGAAAAGCAATTTGATTTGGTGGTTCGCCTTGACGAAGCCTACCGCAGCACACCCGAACAGATTGGAAATATTTTGGTGTCCACGCCCGACGGTTCGCAGATTCCCTTGCGCGAATTCGCCGATTTGCAAGTCACCAACGGTGCATCGTTTATTTATCGCGAAGATAATTCGCGCTACATTGGCGTGCAGTTCTCCGTCAAAGGCCGCGACCTCGCCGGCGCGGTGAATGAAGCGCGGAAAAAAGTGAAGGAACAAGTGACGCTGCCGGAAGGCTACCGCATCGAGTGGGGCGGCGAATATACCGAATACACCGCGTCACGCGCGCAACTGCGGCTCATTCTTCCGCTGACTTTGTTTTTGATTTTTTTCCTGCTGTTCGCTTTGTACAGCAATTTGAAATTCCCGTTGATCACCGTGCTCGGCGTACTTCTCTCCGCACCCGTCGGCGGCATCTTGGCACTATGGCTGACGCACACGCCATTTTCCGTTTCGTCAGGAATCGGATTTCTCGCCTTGTTCGGTGTCTCCGTGCAAACCGCCGTGGTTTATATTTCCTACGTCAACGAGCTGCGTGGCCAGGGCGTATCCATCGTGGACGCCGTGCGCGAAGGAGCGATCCTGCGTTTGCGGCCCATTATGATGACCGCCTTGGTGGCGGCATTTGGACTTTTGCCCGCGGCAATGGCCACCGGCGTAGGCACTGATTCTCAACGCCCGTTTGCGCTGGTGATCGTCAGCGGTTTGTTCACGCGCTTATTCATCAGCATTTTCCTCATGCCCGTGATGTACGCGCTGGTTGCCCGTCCCGAAGATCGCCTGGAAGTTTAA
- a CDS encoding TolC family protein, translating into MNDSSSACELSGRKRKLETTFSDSKYGCALVTRWFVKCGIAVFILLGCANLTSISKADAPTQSAALPSEQRLSLAQAKEIAFRSNWDLLAAKSGVDAATAQLIMAKEFPNPTVSLLTARIGSHDSSTPMGNGIYSRNYDTILQVNQLIEIAGKRHDRQVAGRAGVAGARARFFDAKRTLDQGVTKAYIAALLANENERNLNESSGYLQQEVKIADARFKGGDVSDADKKQIEINAEQFELQAKAAQAAAVQARIALEILLGVSEPKGDWSPTDSLEQLVQASAPATETNAPGERPDVLAAEADLRGGKAQLKLQKAERVPDPTFSVGVEHNPPGGGPGVGPDVNTIIAGVSLPLPLWNFNGGNIKAAQAGVDQFQIALEKLKAQTAADVANAESTYNEARTRWQLYRDVTGPKAGQVRDSVSFAYNKGGASLVDLLNAEQTDNTIRLALAQAMSDTASAAADLNAARATLSENEVLSSHEPLAQK; encoded by the coding sequence ATGAACGATTCAAGCAGTGCCTGTGAATTGAGCGGGCGCAAACGAAAGTTGGAGACTACTTTTTCCGATTCCAAATATGGCTGCGCATTGGTCACGCGCTGGTTTGTTAAATGCGGAATCGCCGTTTTTATCCTGCTGGGCTGCGCGAATTTGACTTCGATTTCGAAGGCTGACGCGCCCACTCAATCGGCGGCTTTACCAAGCGAACAAAGGCTGAGTCTTGCCCAGGCTAAGGAGATCGCTTTTCGAAGCAACTGGGATTTGCTGGCGGCGAAAAGTGGCGTGGATGCCGCGACCGCGCAACTGATCATGGCGAAGGAATTTCCCAATCCCACGGTCTCACTGCTCACCGCGCGCATCGGCAGCCATGACAGTTCCACACCGATGGGCAACGGCATTTACAGCCGCAACTACGATACGATTCTTCAGGTCAACCAGCTTATTGAAATTGCGGGGAAGCGTCATGACCGGCAAGTTGCCGGGCGGGCGGGTGTGGCGGGGGCGCGGGCGCGATTTTTTGATGCGAAGCGCACGCTGGACCAGGGTGTGACGAAGGCATATATCGCGGCGTTGCTGGCGAACGAAAATGAGCGAAATCTCAATGAGTCTTCCGGTTATTTGCAACAGGAAGTGAAGATTGCCGATGCGCGTTTCAAGGGCGGCGACGTGTCGGATGCGGACAAAAAACAGATCGAGATCAATGCGGAGCAATTTGAGTTGCAAGCGAAGGCGGCGCAGGCGGCGGCGGTGCAGGCGCGGATTGCGCTCGAGATTTTGCTGGGCGTGAGCGAGCCGAAAGGGGATTGGTCGCCAACGGATTCGCTGGAACAATTAGTGCAGGCGAGCGCGCCCGCGACAGAGACGAATGCGCCGGGTGAACGGCCGGACGTGCTCGCGGCGGAAGCGGACCTTCGCGGCGGGAAGGCGCAACTTAAATTGCAAAAGGCCGAACGCGTTCCCGATCCGACATTTTCTGTTGGCGTCGAACATAATCCTCCCGGTGGCGGGCCGGGTGTTGGGCCGGATGTGAATACGATCATTGCGGGTGTTTCATTGCCGCTGCCGTTATGGAATTTCAATGGCGGAAATATCAAGGCAGCCCAGGCGGGCGTGGATCAATTTCAGATCGCTTTAGAAAAACTCAAGGCCCAGACCGCGGCGGATGTGGCGAACGCGGAGTCCACTTATAACGAGGCTCGCACGCGCTGGCAACTTTACCGGGATGTTACCGGTCCGAAAGCCGGGCAGGTGCGAGATTCGGTTTCGTTTGCCTACAACAAGGGCGGGGCGTCGCTGGTGGATTTGCTGAATGCCGAGCAGACGGATAACACCATCCGGCTGGCACTGGCGCAGGCGATGTCCGACACGGCCAGCGCTGCCGCTGATCTGAATGCCGCCCGCGCGACGCTTTCGGAAAACGAAGTGCTTTCCAGTCACGAGCCTTTGGCGCAAAAATAA